Genomic DNA from Thermus amyloliquefaciens:
GACGAGCCCGGGGCCAAGCGCTACCCCATGCCCCTCACGGCGAGCGGCAAGTGGAACGTGGAGGTGGGGCGGATCCGGAAGAGCCTGGCCTTTGACAACGGCCTGGACTTCTTCGTGGTGGGGGACCAGCTCCTGAAGGGGGCCGCCCTCAACGCCGTGCAGATCGCGGAGGAGTGGCTTAAGGGGCCCTAAGCCAAAGCCAAAACTCCCGGTTCCCCTCCTTCCCCGGCAGGGGGCTTTCCTTTTCCCCCAGGAGGCGAAAGCCCAGTTCCAGGGCTTTTTCCCGGACCCTGGCCAGGGCCTTTTGCCGCAGGGCTTCCTCCCGTACCACCCCCTGGTGTACCCCGGGGCCCAGCTCAAACTGGGGCTTGACCAGGATGAGGGCCTCGCCCCCCGGCTTCAGGAGTTCCCTTACCTTGGGCAAAAGCAGGGTGGAGGAGATGAAGGAGACGTCCATAAGCGCAAGGTCCACGGGCTCCGGCAGGACCAGGGTGCGGGCGTCCTGCCCCTCCAGGGCCACCACCCGCTCGTCCCGGCGCAAGGAGGGGTGGAGCTGGCCCCGGCCCACGTCCACCGCGTACACCCGCCGGGCCCCCCGTTCCAGGAGGACCTGGGTAAAGCCCCCGGTGCTGGCCCCGATGTCCAGGGCCACCTTGTCCTTCACCTCTATGGGGAAGGCCTCGAGGGCACCCAGAAGCTTATAAGCCCCCCGGCCCACGTACCGCTCGGGGGAGAGGACCTCCACCTGGACCCCCTCCTTCACCGGGTAGGCGGGCTTGGTCACCACCCGACCGGCCACCTTCACCTGGCCGGAGCGGATGAGCCTTTGCGCCTTCTCCCGGCTTTCCGCCAGGCCCTCGGCCACCAGGTAGCGGTCCAGCCTCACGAGGGGTATTATGCGCCTTGGGATGGAGCTATCCGGCGCCTGGTACATCCTGGAGGGGGAGCCCGGGGAGCACCTGGTGCTGGAAGCTCTGGGAAAGCGGCTTTCGGGCATCTGGACCTCCGAGGCCTTGGCCCAGGCCTTCTTGCTGCGGCATCCGGAGCTGGGCATGCGGGTCAGCGTTTTGCAAAGCCGGGCCCTGAAGGAGGCCTTCCTGCGGGCTTTGGGCATGCTGGGGGTGGAAGGGGTGCTCTTGGACTACCAACCCGGGGCTCACCGGGCCCAGATGGCCCGGTTGGAAGCCCTCCTGGAGGAGGTGCGGCATGCGTAGGGTGCTGGCGGTTTTGCTGACGGTGCTGGCCCTGGGCCTGGCCCAGCGGGCCGAGGTGAGCGCGGGTAGCCCCTTTGGGGTGCAGGGGGGGTTGCGCTTTCCCCTGGTTCCCCTCCTGGTGGACGGCAGGGTGTATGGCGGGGTGGGCCCTGAGGCCCTTGGGGGTGGGGTGGACCTGCTCCTCAAGGTGCCCCTCACCGACCTCTATCTGGGCCTGGGGGGGTTTTACGGCACGGGGCCGGCCCTTACCCTGCCCCAGGAGGGGCGGGGCCAGGGGGGCCTGAGGGCGGTCTTGGGCACCTGGCTGAACCTGCCCCTGCCCTGGGTGGGGGTGTACGTGGAGGCCCACCCCATCCTTTACCTCTTCCCCCAGACGGGCTTCGGGATCGGGGGAGCGGTGGGGGTGAGCGTGGGGCTTTAGGCCCCCCTACCCGGGCCGGTACCCCTCCTTGAGGGGGACGATGCGGTTCATGACCAGGGCCTCGGGCCTCGAGTCCACCGGGTCCTGCCAGAAGTAGCCCAGCCTTTCCAGCTGGTAGCGGGTGTCCGGCGGATCCTGGGCCACGCTGGGCTCGATGAAGCCCTTTTTCACCTCGAGGGCCTTGGGGTTCAGGTTCCTCAGGAAATCCCCCCCCTCCTCGGGGTCTTCCGTCAGGAAGAGCCTGTCGTAAAGCCTAAACTCCACGGGCAGGGCGTGCCGGGCGGAGACCCAGTGGATGACCCCCTTGGGCTTCACCCCGTCCTGGGGGTTGGCCCCTAGGGTGCCCGGGACGATGCGGGCCTTGAGGAGCTTCACCTCGCCCCCCTCCTCCACCACGTCCTCCAGCTCCAGGACGTAGGCGTGCCGCAGGCGCACCCTTTGCCCCGGGGCCAGGCGCTTCCAGCCCTTGGGGGGATTTAGGCTGAAGTCCGACCGCTCTATGTAAAGCTCCTGGGAAAAGGGCAGGGGCCTTGCCCCCTCCTTGCCGATGTCCCGGGGCCAGTAGGGGGCCGTAAGCCACTCCTCCCCCTGGTAGTTGGTGAGGACCACCTTTAGGGGTTCCAAAACCCCCAAGACCCTGGGGGCGATGGGGTTCAGGTCGTCCCGCACCACCTCCTCAAAGAGCTCCATCTCTATGCGGGCTTCGTTGCGGGAGATGCCCGTGCGCCGCACGAACTCCCTGATGGCCTCGGGCCGCACCCCCCGGCGCCTCAGGGCCCTCAGGGTGGGAAGCCTGGGGTCGTCCCAGCCCCGCACGTGGCCCCCCTCCACCAGCTTGATGAGCTTCCGCTTGGACAGCACCGTGTGGGTGAGGTCCAGGCGGGCGAACTCGTACTGGTGGGGCCTGGGGGACAGGGGTAGGCCGCACTTCCCCTTGAGGTTTTCAATGACCCAGTCGTAAATCGCCCGGTTGTTCTCAAACTCCAGGGTGCAGAGGGAGTGGCTGACGCCCTCGATGAGGTCCTCGAGGGGATGGGCGTAGTCGTAGAGGGGGTAGATGGGCCAGCGGTCGCCCACATGGTAATGGGGGGCGTGGACGATGCGGTAGAGCACGGGGTCGCGGAGTTTGAAGTTGGGGTGGGCGGGGTCGATCTTGGCCCTCAGGACCCGGCTTCCCGTGGGGAACTCCCCCCGGCGCATCCTCTCAAAGAGCTCCAGGTTTTCCTCCACGCTCCGGTTCCGGTAGGGGCTTGGCTTTCCCTGGGCCCGGAGCTCGCTCATCTCCTCTTCCGAGAGGTCGTCCACGTAGGCCTTGCCCTCCCGGATGAGCTCCAGGGCGCACCGGTACATGGTTTCAAAGTAGTCGGAGGCGTAGAGGACCCTATCTGGGGTGAAGCCCAGCCAACGCACATCCTCCTCTATGGCCCGGGCGTACTCCTCCTTTTCCGTTTCCGGGTTGGTGTCGTCGTAGCGCAGGTTGCACTCCCCGCCATAGTCCTGGGCCAGGCCGAAGTTCAGCACGATGCTCCGGGCATGGCCGATGTGCAAATAGCCGTTGGGCTCCGGAGGAAAGCGGGTAAGGAGCTTCTTGTACTTGCCTTCCCGCAGGTCCTTCTCCACGATCTCGGTGATGAAGCAGGGGGGAACGAGGCCCATAAGGGGAGTATAGCCCTTGCTGGGTGTCCCAAACCCTCCCCCCGCTCCAAGGCCATGCCTTTTCAGAACCTAGGGGGCCGCTTCTCAAAAAAGGCCCCCAAGCGCCCGGTTTTCCGGGCCGCCTTCCTTTGCCCTCTTTGTGACCCTCGTAGGCCCACTGCCTTAAGGGGGCAGATGATCCTCGCCTGGGCTCGAGGGAAGCTGGGCTACCACTTCATGCCTTCCCAGCTCCACCAAGCGGTACTTTTCTAGAAGTTGACATATCGTTTCAAGGTGCTCTAGGAATAGCCTTTCAAGAGCCTGGTTGGAAATGTTGCCGGTAGCGATGAGAAGAAGCTTGTAGGGCATACCTTGAAGCACCAAAGACCGCGTAAAATCACCATCCTTGGTAACCACCACCCTTCTTTCTCGGAGGGAAAGGGCGTTTATCTCATCGTCCGGTGTGGCGTTCCCCTTGGGAAGCTCACTGGTGTGAAGAACATCGTACCCTCGTTCCCGCAAGAGGCGAACCAAGCGGAAGGGCAGGTGGGCGTCCACCAGAAAGCGGATCATGCTACCCGGAGCACCGTCCCGACGTCGCTTAGCTTAGCGGCAAAGAGAAGGCAAGCCTGGATATCCTCCGGTTCTAGGTCAGGGAAGTCGGCCAGGATTTCCTCCGGGGTCATGCCGCTCGCCAGGAGTTCTAAGATCACGTGCACAGGGTAACGGAGGCCTCGGATGGTGGGCTTGCCGTGGTTGATTTGGGGATCCAAGGTGATCCGCTTGAGAAGGGCTGTCTCTTCCATTTTCGCCCATTATAAGCGGGTTCACACCCTAGGAATAGGGTTGGCTGCCGCATCGAGCTTTGCCAAAGGGGTCGCATAAGAGGGTTTGGGAACGGTTTTTCTTGCTTTTTAAAACCGGGGTGGCCGCTTCTCAAAAAAGGCGCGGATGCCTTCTTTAAGGTCTCCGGTCTCCCGGATCCAGGCGTTGGCCAAGGCGGCCAGGCGGAAGCCATCCTCCAGGCCCATCCCTGGCAGGGCGAGGAGGAGCTCCTTGCTGAGGTGCAAGGAGGTGGGGGCGTTCTTCGCCACCTCCTCCGCCAGGGCCAGGGCCTCCTCCAGGGCCTTCCCCGGGGGGCCACCCGGTTTGCCAGGCCCAGGGCCTTGGCCTCCTCCGCCCCCACCATCCGGCCCGTGAGGAGGAGGTCCTTGGCCACCTTCTCCCCCACGGCCCGCACCAGGATCACGGAGACCAGGGCGGCCACAAAGCCGATCTTCACCTCGGTGTAGCCCAGCTTGGCCTCGGCGTCCATCACCACCAGATCGCAGGCGGTGGCCAGGCCCGCTCCCCCCGCCACCGCCGGGCCGTTCACCGCCGCCACCGTGGGCTTAGGGAAGGTGTAGAGGCGGTGGAAGAGGCGCATGAGGGAGAGGGAGTGGCGGTAGTTTTCCTCGGCGCCCATCTCCGTGACCTTTTCCAAAAAGGCCAGGTCCGCCCCGGCGCTGAAGGCCTTTCCCCGGCCCGAAAGGACCACCACCCGCACCTCGGGGTTCTTCTCCGCCTCCTCGAGGGCCTGCCAAAGCCCCTCCACCATGCCTGGGGAGAGGGGGTTGCGGCGCTCAGGGTCGTTCAGGAACACCTTTAAGATTGGGCCTCCTTCCACCTGGACCATGCCCCCATTGTAGGGGCCCGCCTTTTCCTGCTACACTCCCCTTAGCCCGCAAGCCGGAAGGGAAGACCTGCGGGCTAGGAGGTGGTGTAGATAAAGGAGTACTTGGTTAACGAACGTATCCGTGCACGGCAGGTGCGGGTGATCGGGGCCGATGGGCAGCAGCTGGGCATCATGGACACCCGGGAGGCCCTGCGCTTGGCCCAGGAACAGGACCTGGACCTGGTGCTGGTGGGTCCCACCGCCGATCCTCCCGTGGCCCGCATCATGGACTACTCCAAGTGGCGCTACGAGCAGCAGGTGGCCGAGAAGGAGGCCCGCAAAAAGGCCAAGCGCACCGAGGTAAAGTCCATCAAGTTCCGGGTCAAGATCGACGACCACGACTATCAGACCAAGCTGAACCATATCAAGCGTTTCCTGGCCGAAGGCCACAAGGTCAAGGTCACCATCATGTTCCGGGGGCGGGAGATGTCCCATCCCGAGCTGGGGGAGAGGCTTCTTGAAAGGGTGGCCGAGGACCTGAAGGGCCTGGCTGTGGTGGAGATGAAGCCGGAGCTCCTGGGCCGGGACATGAACATGCTCTTGGCCCCAGCCAAGGTGTCGGCCTAGACTGGACCTTTTCACCCGTCTTTGCTATAGTGTGGGGGCTTTTGGGGAGCCTGCAAGTCCCCGGTGCGGGGCGCTTCCCAAAAGGGAGGAGAACATGCCGAAGATGAAGACCCATAAGGGCGCCAAGAAGCGGGTGAAGGTAACCGCTTCGGGCAAGGTGGTGGCCATGAGGACCGGGAAGCGGCACCTCAACTGGCAGAAGTCCGGG
This window encodes:
- a CDS encoding TlyA family RNA methyltransferase, which gives rise to MRLDRYLVAEGLAESREKAQRLIRSGQVKVAGRVVTKPAYPVKEGVQVEVLSPERYVGRGAYKLLGALEAFPIEVKDKVALDIGASTGGFTQVLLERGARRVYAVDVGRGQLHPSLRRDERVVALEGQDARTLVLPEPVDLALMDVSFISSTLLLPKVRELLKPGGEALILVKPQFELGPGVHQGVVREEALRQKALARVREKALELGFRLLGEKESPLPGKEGNREFWLWLRAP
- a CDS encoding DUF3234 domain-containing protein; this encodes MELSGAWYILEGEPGEHLVLEALGKRLSGIWTSEALAQAFLLRHPELGMRVSVLQSRALKEAFLRALGMLGVEGVLLDYQPGAHRAQMARLEALLEEVRHA
- a CDS encoding glutamine--tRNA ligase/YqeY domain fusion protein; this encodes MGLVPPCFITEIVEKDLREGKYKKLLTRFPPEPNGYLHIGHARSIVLNFGLAQDYGGECNLRYDDTNPETEKEEYARAIEEDVRWLGFTPDRVLYASDYFETMYRCALELIREGKAYVDDLSEEEMSELRAQGKPSPYRNRSVEENLELFERMRRGEFPTGSRVLRAKIDPAHPNFKLRDPVLYRIVHAPHYHVGDRWPIYPLYDYAHPLEDLIEGVSHSLCTLEFENNRAIYDWVIENLKGKCGLPLSPRPHQYEFARLDLTHTVLSKRKLIKLVEGGHVRGWDDPRLPTLRALRRRGVRPEAIREFVRRTGISRNEARIEMELFEEVVRDDLNPIAPRVLGVLEPLKVVLTNYQGEEWLTAPYWPRDIGKEGARPLPFSQELYIERSDFSLNPPKGWKRLAPGQRVRLRHAYVLELEDVVEEGGEVKLLKARIVPGTLGANPQDGVKPKGVIHWVSARHALPVEFRLYDRLFLTEDPEEGGDFLRNLNPKALEVKKGFIEPSVAQDPPDTRYQLERLGYFWQDPVDSRPEALVMNRIVPLKEGYRPG
- a CDS encoding DUF5615 family PIN-like protein, giving the protein MDAHLPFRLVRLLRERGYDVLHTSELPKGNATPDDEINALSLRERRVVVTKDGDFTRSLVLQGMPYKLLLIATGNISNQALERLFLEHLETICQLLEKYRLVELGRHEVVAQLPSSPGEDHLPP
- a CDS encoding DUF433 domain-containing protein, yielding MEETALLKRITLDPQINHGKPTIRGLRYPVHVILELLASGMTPEEILADFPDLEPEDIQACLLFAAKLSDVGTVLRVA
- the infC gene encoding translation initiation factor IF-3 translates to MKEYLVNERIRARQVRVIGADGQQLGIMDTREALRLAQEQDLDLVLVGPTADPPVARIMDYSKWRYEQQVAEKEARKKAKRTEVKSIKFRVKIDDHDYQTKLNHIKRFLAEGHKVKVTIMFRGREMSHPELGERLLERVAEDLKGLAVVEMKPELLGRDMNMLLAPAKVSA
- the rpmI gene encoding 50S ribosomal protein L35, translated to MPKMKTHKGAKKRVKVTASGKVVAMRTGKRHLNWQKSGKTIRQKGRKFVLAQAEAERIKLLLPYE